Proteins encoded by one window of Gemmatimonas aurantiaca:
- the purF gene encoding amidophosphoribosyltransferase: MCGIFGVYGHQEAAALTQLGLYSLQHRGQESAGIVAVDEDGRARVSRAMGLVSEGFEEAEMEVLQGPIAIGHTRYSTAGASAIENAQPILARVRRGHIALAHNGNLTNAVELRRDLEEAGAIFSSTMDSEAIVHRIARASGTSPEARVASALHGVEGAYCLLVVLDETVVVARDPHGWRPLVMGRLGESYVFASETCALDIVGATVEREIQPGEIVAIDALGLRSMQALESTPVNRCVFEHVYFARPDSKVFGGSVDRSRRALGRRLAIEQPAPGAEVVFAVPDSSNSAALGFAEQSGIPYELALIRNHYVGRTFIQPTQAGRDAKVKVKYNPVRELLEGKSVVMVDDSIVRGTTTRGLVSLVRAAGAREVHMRVSSAPIISPCYYGIDTPRREELIAAQMTHDELVRHLGVDTLGYLSIDGMLSAMPSGPEGYCHACFSGQYPTATPSEPELLRAGSAA, from the coding sequence ATGTGTGGCATTTTCGGCGTCTACGGTCACCAGGAAGCGGCCGCGCTGACGCAGTTGGGACTGTACTCCTTGCAGCATCGGGGGCAGGAATCGGCCGGCATCGTTGCGGTCGACGAGGATGGTCGTGCGCGCGTGAGCCGCGCGATGGGGCTCGTCTCCGAAGGCTTCGAAGAGGCGGAGATGGAAGTGCTGCAGGGGCCCATCGCGATCGGGCATACGCGATACAGCACGGCTGGTGCGTCGGCCATCGAGAACGCGCAGCCCATTCTGGCGCGTGTGCGCCGGGGTCACATCGCGCTCGCGCACAACGGCAATCTCACCAACGCTGTCGAGCTGCGGCGTGATCTCGAGGAGGCCGGCGCGATCTTCTCGAGCACGATGGACTCGGAAGCCATCGTGCATCGCATCGCCCGCGCATCGGGAACGTCACCGGAAGCGCGGGTGGCTTCGGCGCTGCACGGTGTCGAAGGCGCGTACTGTCTGCTCGTCGTCCTCGATGAAACGGTGGTGGTGGCGCGTGATCCCCACGGCTGGCGCCCGCTGGTGATGGGGCGTCTGGGCGAGAGTTATGTGTTCGCGTCGGAGACCTGCGCGCTCGATATCGTCGGTGCGACGGTGGAGCGGGAGATCCAGCCGGGCGAGATCGTCGCCATCGATGCGCTGGGACTGCGTTCCATGCAGGCGCTCGAATCGACGCCGGTCAATCGGTGTGTCTTCGAGCACGTCTACTTCGCGCGGCCTGACAGCAAGGTGTTCGGTGGCTCGGTGGACCGTTCGCGCCGCGCGCTGGGCCGGCGACTGGCCATCGAGCAGCCCGCGCCGGGTGCCGAGGTGGTGTTCGCGGTGCCCGATTCGTCGAACTCCGCGGCACTCGGGTTTGCCGAACAGTCGGGCATTCCGTACGAGCTCGCGCTCATCCGCAATCACTACGTGGGCCGCACATTCATCCAGCCCACGCAGGCCGGTCGTGATGCCAAGGTGAAGGTGAAGTACAACCCCGTGCGTGAACTGCTCGAAGGCAAGAGCGTGGTGATGGTGGACGATTCCATCGTGCGTGGTACCACCACGCGCGGTCTGGTCTCGCTGGTGCGTGCGGCCGGTGCACGCGAGGTGCACATGCGCGTGTCCAGCGCGCCGATCATCTCGCCGTGCTATTACGGCATCGATACGCCGCGTCGCGAGGAACTCATCGCGGCACAGATGACTCACGACGAACTCGTGCGGCATCTCGGCGTGGATACCCTGGGGTATCTCTCCATCGACGGCATGCTGTCGGCAATGCCCTCCGGACCGGAGGGCTATTGTCACGCCTGCTTCTCGGGCCAGTATCCCACGGCAACACCGAGCGAGCCGGAACTGCTGCGTGCAGGGAGTGCCGCATGA
- the purL gene encoding phosphoribosylformylglycinamidine synthase subunit PurL, producing the protein MSATSGSSMDAPAVSSAGSSSNVQPRPGDPAITPALVAEHGITEFEYERLVNMLGRTPTFTEIGVVSALWSEHCSYKHSRPMLKTLPTKAPWVLQGPGENAGVISVGDGWAVAFKVESHNHPSAVEPYQGAATGVGGILRDVFTMGARPIALLNSLRFGPLSSPRVRWLFAGVVKGIGDYGNCVGVPTVGGEVVFDPSYEGNPLVNAMCVGLMREDELMRAVASGVGNPIMAVGARTGRDGIHGASFASEDLSEASDAKRPMVQVGDPFTEKLLLEASLELIRSGHIVAIQDMGAAGLTSSSAEMAERGDVGVTIDVTKVPVREQGMTPYEILLSESQERMLVVAKQGHEDDVRAILSKWDLEAAVIGEVIAEPVYRVTEGDTVVAEFPGSRLVTECPQYVLEPRESEALAAARATDPHGVTPLEEERDHTWTLERLLASPTIASKRWVWQQYDSTVRTSTVRGPGSDAAVVRLRGTDKAIALCIDGNGRHVALSPRNGGRAAVCEAARNVACTGARPKAITNNLNFGNPKKPEVYFQLSEAIAGMGEACTVLESPVTGGNVSLYNENPQGAIHPTPTIGMVGLIESMAHVTPSAFQQIGDDIVLLGDCTDELGASEYLLAIHGLTIGEPPVCDPVRERALIDALLEAIQSGAVRSAHDCSDGGLAVALAECAMLDRDQAFGFSVDLSAWAALPHRALLFGEAHGRVVVSTAQSGAVLEIARRHSVPARVIGKVTDAADGASFTISDDTFTAPVMWLAKAFHEAIPQAMDGETPAEHAVASSHAPTND; encoded by the coding sequence ATGAGTGCGACTTCAGGTTCGTCCATGGATGCTCCGGCTGTTTCTTCCGCGGGGTCCTCGTCCAACGTGCAGCCACGTCCGGGTGATCCGGCCATCACGCCGGCGCTCGTCGCCGAACACGGCATCACCGAGTTCGAGTACGAACGGCTGGTGAACATGCTCGGCCGCACGCCCACATTCACCGAAATCGGTGTCGTGAGTGCGTTGTGGAGTGAACACTGCTCCTACAAGCACTCGCGTCCGATGCTCAAGACGCTGCCCACCAAGGCGCCGTGGGTGTTGCAGGGCCCTGGTGAAAATGCCGGCGTGATCTCGGTGGGTGACGGCTGGGCGGTGGCCTTCAAGGTCGAATCGCACAATCATCCGTCGGCCGTCGAGCCGTATCAGGGCGCGGCGACCGGTGTGGGTGGCATCCTGCGCGATGTGTTCACGATGGGGGCGCGTCCGATCGCGTTGCTCAATTCACTGCGGTTCGGCCCCCTGTCGTCGCCCCGCGTGCGGTGGCTGTTCGCCGGCGTGGTGAAAGGCATCGGCGACTACGGCAATTGTGTGGGCGTTCCCACCGTGGGCGGCGAGGTGGTCTTCGATCCGTCGTACGAAGGCAACCCGCTCGTCAACGCGATGTGCGTGGGCCTCATGCGAGAAGATGAACTCATGCGCGCCGTGGCGTCGGGTGTGGGCAATCCGATCATGGCCGTGGGCGCACGCACGGGGCGCGACGGCATTCACGGGGCGTCGTTCGCCTCGGAAGATCTCTCCGAAGCCAGTGATGCCAAGCGCCCCATGGTGCAGGTCGGTGATCCGTTCACCGAGAAGCTGCTGCTCGAGGCATCGCTCGAACTCATTCGCAGTGGGCATATCGTCGCCATCCAGGACATGGGCGCGGCTGGTCTCACGTCGTCATCGGCCGAGATGGCCGAACGCGGCGATGTGGGCGTGACCATCGACGTGACCAAGGTGCCCGTGCGCGAGCAGGGCATGACCCCGTACGAAATCCTGCTGTCGGAATCGCAGGAACGCATGCTCGTGGTGGCGAAGCAGGGTCACGAAGACGATGTGCGCGCGATTCTGTCCAAGTGGGACCTCGAGGCCGCGGTGATCGGCGAGGTGATCGCCGAACCGGTGTATCGGGTGACGGAAGGCGACACGGTGGTGGCCGAGTTCCCCGGCTCGCGCCTGGTGACGGAATGTCCGCAGTACGTGCTCGAGCCGCGTGAGAGCGAGGCCCTCGCCGCGGCGCGGGCCACCGATCCGCACGGCGTGACGCCGCTCGAAGAAGAGCGCGATCACACCTGGACGCTGGAGCGTCTGCTCGCCTCGCCCACCATCGCCAGCAAGCGCTGGGTGTGGCAGCAGTACGATTCGACCGTGCGCACGAGCACCGTGCGCGGCCCGGGCAGCGACGCGGCCGTGGTGCGCCTCAGGGGCACCGACAAGGCCATCGCCCTCTGCATCGACGGCAATGGGCGCCATGTGGCGCTCTCGCCCCGCAACGGCGGCCGTGCGGCGGTGTGCGAAGCCGCGCGCAATGTGGCCTGCACCGGCGCCCGCCCCAAGGCCATCACCAACAATCTCAACTTCGGCAACCCGAAGAAGCCCGAGGTGTATTTCCAGCTGAGCGAAGCCATCGCCGGCATGGGTGAAGCCTGCACGGTGCTGGAATCGCCGGTCACCGGAGGCAACGTCTCGCTGTACAACGAAAATCCGCAGGGCGCGATCCACCCCACGCCAACCATCGGCATGGTGGGGTTGATCGAATCGATGGCGCACGTGACACCGTCCGCGTTCCAGCAGATCGGTGACGACATCGTGCTGCTGGGAGATTGCACCGACGAACTCGGGGCGAGCGAGTACCTGCTGGCCATCCATGGTCTCACCATCGGCGAACCGCCGGTGTGTGATCCCGTGCGTGAACGGGCGCTCATCGATGCCCTGCTCGAAGCCATTCAGAGCGGGGCGGTCCGTTCCGCGCACGATTGCAGCGACGGCGGTCTGGCGGTGGCGCTCGCCGAGTGCGCCATGCTCGATCGCGATCAGGCGTTCGGTTTTTCCGTGGACCTCTCGGCGTGGGCCGCGCTGCCGCATCGCGCGCTGCTCTTCGGCGAGGCCCATGGCCGGGTGGTCGTCTCCACGGCGCAGAGCGGCGCCGTGCTGGAGATCGCGCGGCGTCACAGTGTCCCGGCGCGTGTCATCGGCAAGGTGACCGATGCCGCCGACGGCGCCAGCTTCACCATTTCCGATGACACGTTCACCGCTCCGGTGATGTGGCTCGCGAAAGCGTTCCATGAGGCCATTCCGCAGGCGATGGACGGCGAGACGCCGGCCGAGCATGCGGTGGCTTCGTCGCACGCACCAACCAACGACTGA
- the purQ gene encoding phosphoribosylformylglycinamidine synthase subunit PurQ, producing MKAGIVRFPGSNCDEDAFHAIADHLGQEAVYLWHKDHDLQGVDLVILPGGFSYGDYLRAGAIARFSPIMQEVVAHAKRGGLVLGICNGFQIACEAGLLPGALLRNVSLRFVSAPVSLRVESIATRFTSQYHVGQVIRIPVAHGDGRYTADADTLAQLEGDGQVVFRYVDDNGEATDAANPNGSQRNIAGIVNAEGNVLGMMPHPERAMESALGSTDGLPLFQSLLDALLGGVRA from the coding sequence GTGAAAGCTGGCATCGTTCGTTTCCCTGGATCCAACTGCGACGAGGACGCGTTCCACGCGATCGCGGATCATCTCGGCCAGGAAGCCGTTTACCTGTGGCACAAGGATCATGATCTGCAGGGCGTCGATCTGGTGATCCTGCCCGGTGGGTTCAGCTACGGCGACTATCTGCGCGCCGGGGCGATCGCGCGCTTCAGCCCCATCATGCAGGAGGTCGTTGCGCACGCGAAACGCGGCGGCCTCGTGCTCGGCATCTGCAACGGTTTCCAGATCGCCTGTGAAGCGGGTCTCCTGCCCGGGGCCCTGCTCCGCAACGTCAGTCTGCGTTTCGTGAGCGCGCCGGTATCGCTCCGCGTGGAAAGCATCGCGACGCGCTTCACCTCGCAGTATCACGTGGGTCAGGTGATCCGCATTCCCGTGGCGCACGGCGACGGGCGCTACACCGCCGATGCGGACACGCTGGCGCAGCTCGAGGGTGACGGCCAGGTGGTCTTCCGGTATGTCGATGACAACGGGGAAGCCACTGACGCGGCGAATCCCAACGGCTCGCAGCGCAACATCGCCGGCATCGTCAACGCCGAAGGCAACGTGCTCGGCATGATGCCCCATCCGGAACGGGCCATGGAATCCGCGCTCGGTTCCACCGACGGGTTGCCGCTGTTCCAGTCTCTTCTCGACGCGCTGCTCGGAGGTGTCCGGGCATGA
- the purS gene encoding phosphoribosylformylglycinamidine synthase subunit PurS — protein sequence MTRFRCAIHIVPRRGILDPQGKAVADALHSLGFAAVGDVRVGRYVVVEIEAASEDAARDQVKAMCEKLLANPVTEDFEIASVGGGHA from the coding sequence ATGACCCGTTTCCGTTGCGCCATCCATATCGTCCCGCGGCGCGGCATCCTCGATCCCCAGGGCAAGGCCGTCGCCGATGCCCTGCACTCACTGGGTTTCGCCGCCGTCGGTGATGTGCGGGTGGGGCGCTATGTGGTGGTGGAGATCGAAGCGGCGTCGGAGGACGCGGCGCGTGATCAGGTGAAGGCGATGTGCGAGAAGCTGCTCGCCAATCCCGTCACCGAAGACTTCGAGATCGCCAGCGTGGGGGGGGGACACGCGTGA
- the pssA gene encoding CDP-diacylglycerol--serine O-phosphatidyltransferase codes for MTHPPEARPGAEHGERGRRPRPRAVVALPNGFTLANLFFGIFAIVAASRGDFDAAARFIVFGAIADTLDGRIARATKSGSRFGEELDSLVDAISFGTAPALIMYFAVFQSHRWEWIFCFFFTACAVMRLARFNVESAGRKTTHFSGLPSPAAGMTLATYYWFSQTPLYTETIIGDLPWHQMLRWVMLGLGMLMISNVQYAKVPTVNFRTVKGILGFLLVIGTFIGVIFLPKKFFFPALMAYVLYGILRTVFLGLLDRLPGRDEADDDDDHEYDDDPAVRRPRRRSRSNRNPSGSDTGHEESPA; via the coding sequence GTGACCCATCCCCCCGAGGCGCGACCGGGAGCCGAGCACGGGGAACGCGGACGTCGTCCGCGCCCGCGTGCGGTGGTGGCGCTGCCGAACGGGTTCACGCTGGCCAATCTCTTCTTCGGCATCTTCGCTATCGTCGCCGCATCGCGTGGCGACTTCGATGCCGCGGCGCGCTTCATCGTGTTCGGCGCCATTGCCGACACCCTCGATGGGCGCATCGCGCGGGCCACCAAGTCGGGCTCCCGATTCGGTGAGGAACTCGACTCGCTGGTCGACGCGATCTCGTTCGGCACGGCGCCCGCGCTCATCATGTATTTCGCCGTCTTCCAGAGTCATCGCTGGGAGTGGATCTTCTGCTTCTTCTTCACCGCCTGCGCGGTGATGCGCCTGGCCCGCTTCAACGTCGAATCGGCGGGACGCAAGACCACGCATTTCAGCGGCCTGCCCAGTCCCGCGGCCGGCATGACGCTGGCCACGTATTACTGGTTCAGCCAGACGCCGCTCTACACCGAGACCATCATCGGCGACCTCCCGTGGCATCAGATGCTGCGTTGGGTCATGCTCGGTCTCGGCATGCTCATGATCAGCAACGTGCAGTATGCCAAGGTCCCCACGGTGAACTTCCGCACCGTGAAGGGCATTCTCGGTTTTCTGCTCGTCATCGGCACGTTCATCGGTGTGATCTTCCTGCCGAAGAAGTTCTTCTTCCCGGCGCTCATGGCGTACGTCCTGTACGGCATTCTGCGCACGGTCTTCCTGGGATTGCTCGATCGTCTTCCCGGCCGCGACGAGGCGGACGACGACGACGATCACGAATACGACGACGATCCCGCTGTCAGACGCCCGCGTCGGCGTTCCCGTTCCAACCGAAACCCATCCGGTTCCGATACCGGTCACGAGGAGTCTCCCGCATGA
- a CDS encoding phosphatidylserine decarboxylase family protein translates to MFAREGYPFMMGALALAALAYVGALRMRSWPLWLLAFTLTVIALWVAWFFRNPERAGERGEQVVVSPADGRVVLITHIDEPTFVDGPTVRVSVFMNVFDVHVNRYPVNGRVEHVVHKAGKFLNAVTEASSVENEQASVGILSGSHRILVRQIAGLIARRIITDSAPGDAAVQGARMGLIRFGSRVDVFLPPQSRLRVAVGQRMKAGETVLADLPVAGGDLT, encoded by the coding sequence ATGTTTGCGCGTGAGGGATATCCGTTCATGATGGGCGCGCTCGCGCTCGCCGCACTCGCCTACGTGGGTGCGTTGCGCATGCGCTCCTGGCCGCTCTGGCTGCTGGCCTTCACGCTCACCGTGATTGCTCTCTGGGTGGCATGGTTCTTCCGCAATCCCGAACGCGCCGGCGAACGTGGCGAGCAGGTCGTGGTGTCGCCGGCGGATGGCCGGGTGGTGCTGATCACGCACATCGACGAACCCACCTTCGTCGACGGTCCCACCGTGCGGGTGTCGGTCTTCATGAACGTCTTCGACGTGCACGTGAACCGCTATCCGGTGAACGGCCGGGTGGAACATGTCGTCCACAAGGCAGGCAAGTTTCTGAATGCCGTCACCGAAGCCTCGAGCGTAGAGAACGAGCAGGCATCGGTGGGCATCCTGAGCGGATCGCACCGCATCCTGGTGCGTCAGATCGCCGGCCTCATCGCCCGTCGCATCATCACGGACTCCGCGCCAGGTGATGCTGCCGTGCAGGGCGCCCGCATGGGCCTCATCCGCTTCGGCTCACGGGTGGATGTCTTTCTGCCGCCGCAGTCGCGACTGCGCGTGGCGGTGGGTCAGCGCATGAAGGCGGGCGAAACGGTGCTTGCCGATCTGCCGGTGGCTGGCGGTGACCTGACGTGA